In Maridesulfovibrio sp., a single genomic region encodes these proteins:
- a CDS encoding ABC transporter ATP-binding protein — MSEPILELRDVHSGYGSIKALKGISICAHEGEIVSIIGANGAGKSTTLMTICNIVKATSGDIYYRGKRINSVSSDKLPSMGLCQVPEGRRIFPRLTIEENLDMGAFFRKDSGIAEDMERVFSMFPILRERRKQAGGTLSGGEQQMLAIGRALMSRPKVLLLDEPSLGLAPLIVKQIFDIISKINKLGTTIILVEQNAKVALSMAHRGYVLETGNVVLEDEASKLLDNPEIQKAYLGE, encoded by the coding sequence ATGTCTGAACCGATCTTAGAGCTGCGTGATGTCCACTCCGGATACGGCAGCATCAAAGCCCTGAAAGGGATCAGCATATGTGCGCACGAAGGTGAGATAGTATCCATCATCGGCGCAAACGGCGCAGGCAAGAGCACAACGCTGATGACCATCTGCAACATCGTCAAAGCCACAAGCGGGGACATCTATTACCGGGGAAAGCGTATCAACAGCGTCAGCTCCGACAAACTTCCCTCAATGGGTTTATGCCAGGTTCCGGAAGGCCGCCGCATTTTTCCCCGCCTTACAATTGAAGAAAATCTAGATATGGGCGCTTTTTTCCGTAAAGACAGCGGAATTGCGGAAGACATGGAACGGGTCTTCAGCATGTTCCCCATCCTCAGGGAAAGGCGTAAACAGGCCGGCGGAACACTCTCCGGCGGAGAACAGCAGATGCTGGCGATCGGACGCGCGCTGATGAGCCGTCCGAAGGTGCTTCTGCTGGACGAACCTTCACTAGGTCTGGCGCCGTTGATCGTCAAACAGATATTCGACATCATAAGCAAGATCAACAAACTGGGTACAACCATTATTCTGGTGGAACAAAATGCCAAGGTAGCCCTCAGCATGGCCCACCGCGGCTATGTGCTGGAAACCGGTAATGTAGTCCTTGAGGATGAAGCCTCCAAATTGCTGGACAACCCCGAGATTCAGAAGGCGTATCTCGGCGAATAG